In the Vitis vinifera cultivar Pinot Noir 40024 chromosome 2, ASM3070453v1 genome, one interval contains:
- the LOC100240760 gene encoding coniferyl alcohol acyltransferase has protein sequence MEVHQADVHGKFEVNFTSKTVIKAIGPLPEPHIITLSNLDLLSGRFPVTYFYFYHRPVLDDFSSIIEALKCSLAKILNHYYPFSGRIAENPNTNEPEIICDNSGALVVEAHANIPLKDLDFHNLNLSLQGKLVSINPEFPFQVQVTNYTCGGISITFTFDHALGDASAFGKFLFSWSEIALRRPLSCIPDHRRNLHARCPPTYDPLLDRTFVKCTMEEIVNIPTMNTLLKRLYHVDASSINHLQKLACLNGHKRTKIEAFSAYLWKVMVKAIDEKHEKCNMGWLVDGRMSMCGGQNSLSNYIGNVLSVAVGEASVVEVKQGSILDVAKIVHKVISKVTNKAHFLDLIDWIECHRPGLMLSRTVLGRGGPTLVVSSGRRFPVSELDFGFGTPVLGTVCSTIERLGVGYINQRQSARGDGSWTVSAILWPELAAALESDSILQPMTATHLQL, from the coding sequence ATGGAAGTTCATCAAGCTGATGTCCATGGAAAATTTGAAGTGAACTTCACCAGCAAAACTGTCATCAAAGCTATCGGCCCTTTGCCTGAGCCCCATATCATTACTCTTTCAAACCTTGACCTCCTCTCGGGTCGTTTCCCTGTTACATACTTTTATTTCTACCATAGACCAGTATTGGATGACTTCAGCTCTATCATTGAGGCTCTTAAGTGCTCATTAGCCAAAATTCTCAACCACTACTATCCCTTTTCTGGTCGAATTGCCGAAAACCCGAATACTAATGAACCCGAAATCATTTGTGACAATAGTGGTGCCCTAGTTGTAGAAGCTCATGCCAATATCCCTCTAAAAGACCTAGACTTCCACAACCTTAACCTATCTTTGCAAGGAAAACTAGTATCCATCAACCCTGAATTTCCTTTCCAAGTCCAAGTAACAAACTACACTTGTGGAGGCATTTCCATAACATTCACCTTCGACCATGCTCTTGGAGACGCGAGCGCCTTCGGTAAGTTTCTCTTCTCATGGTCTGAAATAGCGCTAAGGAGGCCACTTTCCTGCATACCTGATCATCGGAGGAACCTTCACGCGCGCTGCCCTCCTACTTATGATCCATTATTGGACCGTACGTTTGTGAAGTGTACCATGGAAGAGATTGTAAATATACCAACAATGAACACCTTGCTTAAGCGCCTTtatcatgttgatgcatcaaGCATTAATCATCTGCAAAAACTTGCATGTCTTAATGGGCATAAGAGAACAAAAATTGAGGCTTTCTCAGCTTACTTATGGAAGGTTATGGTCAAGGCCATAGATGAAAAACATGAAAAGTGTAACATGGGATGGTTAGTTGATGGACGGATGAGCATGTGTGGAGGCCAGAACTCCCTGTCGAATTACATAGGAAATGTCCTATCAGTCGCTGTTGGGGAGGCCAGTGTGGTTGAAGTGAAGCAAGGATCTATATTGGATGTCGCCAAGATCGTCCACAAAGTAATCTCCAAGGTAACTAACAAAGCTCATTTCTTGGATTTGATCGACTGGATTGAGTGCCACAGGCCTGGACTGATGCTGTCAAGGACGGTACTAGGTCGCGGTGGACCTACTCTTGTTGTGTCCTCAGGAAGGCGGTTTCCTGTTAGCGAACTGGACTTCGGCTTTGGAACTCCAGTTCTTGGAACTGTCTGCTCCACTATAGAAAGGCTTGGTGTTGGTTACATCAACCAAAGGCAGAGTGCTAGAGGTGATGGCTCTTGGACTGTGTCCGCCATCTTATGGCCGGAACTGGCTGCTGCACTGGAATCAGACTCCATTTTGCAGCCCATGACTGCAACTCATCTTCAACTTTAG